TGAGGATTCCCTCGCACCTAAGAGCAACTGTTCATTAGCAGCACGCTATGGTAGTCTTTGTTGAATTTTTCACTGCCATGATCCCCATAAATTTTACAGTGTTGGACAAGGACACTATGACATGGACTTGAAAAAGTGTGATTAGCGACTGGTAGTTAATTGTTATACAGTCCCCCAATGCCTCTTGGATATTAATCCGGTGATCCAGATTGAAGATTGCATGATTTGCACCAGATATATTCTCCTCTAACATGGACACTTATGTTCTTGAGAATTCAGCTTAGCATCAGCATGTTCCAGAATGCTAGGAATCTCTAGTAGAATGCAGAATTGAATAAAAACATTCAAAGATATTATTTTTGTACTTTAAACAGCATAGCAACCATCCAGCTCATAAACAACACAAACAAACCATCAGCTATAACAGTAGAAATGCTCTAGCATAGATGACATTGCAAAACCAGGGATGCAGTATCAGGGCGaagaaatatatatatcaaTTATCACGTTATTATTTGGCTACAATTCCGTGTTCTTTATTCACCATGGATAAAATTAAATCCACTTAGCCCAGGAGCATCCATCCAGCCTTAACCCAAAAAATAACCTCTTGACACCACCAAATCGAACATGACTGGAAGTGCCACCTTCCTTCAGCTACAACTGTTTCATTGATACATGGTAACATGAACAAACTAGACAAGAACCTCGAGTTCAAGTTTCTCTCAAAAGAGCATATAATAAACACAGCAGTAATTATAGAATGGTAGCAGCAAGCGCCTAATCCGCACGGGATTGGCCGGCACGGGATGAGAGAATGATGCCCACAATGAGACCGTAGAGAGCTAGCGCTTCTGCAAAAATGAGAATGAGAATCATGCCCACAAAGAGCTTCGGCTGTTGTGCATTTGCCCTGAAATCAGTTACACAGAGAagtcaaaacaaaatttcaatttCCAAATAAGCACATAATGCCTCCATACAAGGAGAAACATCAGCTAACATCCAGGTGAAAGCCACAATGCCACATAAGCTATTAAATGGGCTGTATAAACCAAAGAGGAATAATAGGATGAAATGGTTAAGACATTCTAACTGAATTAATTTAACTAGATCTTACACATAATAATTGTATCCAAACTTTTATATGAAATTATCCAAATAAATGAATTATCAATCTCTTCCAGAGTCACTATAAATGCACTGGTAGCAGGAATACTAAGTGTATAAACATGCACAGATCAATCAACTTGGGTACTTATCCAAGAGCGTGACCATGTAAGTGTTAAGGTTGATCACGACAGTGGACTCCAAATTTTTCAACCATACAAGTACTATGCAATGATCCTTGTGCACCCACTACCCAACTACGATTCACATGAGAACTAAGATACGGAGGAACCAGTAGCGTGTGTTCTTCTAATGAACACTATTTTCTCAGGTTATAAAAGTGTTTCAAAGAGTGTCGTATCAAAACATATAACAGGAGGACGATGCATAGCATTATCTACATACCATCATTAAAATGAGAGGACATAGTCAAAGTCTAATGAATATTGTAAAAGTGGTACCATTTGTGTGAATCCATCAAAAGGAATAAATGCATTAGGCTAACAAAGATCTATAACTTGGAATGCTAATAAGTGCCTATGATACATGGATTTTGGTTCTTATGACTTGAATGGTGATAAAGAAAGTGTGCAACACCATTGTACACTCGCATTCTTAGTGCGACTAACCCTATAGCACTTAATAGACAAAGTATCAACATTATGGACAGAATCTATTTGTTAATCCTTCAGGCATTAATAAAAGTAACAGACAGTAGCAAAATCAGCTTAAGAGATATGTGATCAACGACAGTTGCTACAAACATAAAGCAAGTCTAGGTCTTTTTACCTGACACCAGCATCACCAACGATGCCAATGGCCATGCCAGCAGCAAGCCCCGCGAGGCCACAGGCAAGCCCGGACGAGAGGTGGGCGTACCCATCGAAGAGGTAGTAGGGCTTGGCCTTGGGGTTGATCCCGGTACTGATGATGACGGCGATGATGAGGCCGTAGATACCGAGCACACCAGCCATGACCACGGGCACGATGGACTTCATCACGAGCTCCGGCCGCATCACGCCCATGGACGCCACGCCGACGCCGCTCTTCGCCGTCCCGTACGCCGCGCCCATGCCTGCGCCGGACCAAGCAGAACAGCAACAGCTGCGtcagcaacaacaacagcagcagcagccgcccccGATCGGGCCGAATCTAGCGGAGCGGGAGGCGGAACCAGCGCCGGCGCGCCCGGGATCGGAGGCCGGATCGAGCCGGGGCATGGCGCCCCGACGACAGATCGGGCAACGAATGGCGAAAAATCTAAGCTTTCCGAAGGAAAAACCGCAGCTTTCGGTACGGGAGCGCTTGATCGCGcgaatgggggggggggggggggggggagacgcACATGAGAagatgagggcggcggcggcgccgaggaagCCGAAGAAGGGGGCCGTCTCATCGCCGCTGAACGCCGACGACATCTTCTTGCCCTACCTGTTCCTCTCGCCGTGGGGTTGCTCGGTCTCGGGGCGGCCGCGTCGCCGGGGTGGGGAGGAAGGGAAGGTGGGCAGGCAGGCAGATGCGATCTCTCTCGAGCGGAGGCTGCCTGGTTTCTTTTTGTTGCGACTTCCCCCACCCCGATCTGATCTGAAAATCTCCAGACGCGagagcgacgatggggcccaccgcGGGTTTCCCATTTTGCCCCTGCGTCTTGGCTACGTGGACGCGACCATTCTGGCCGGGTAGAAGTGTAAATTATGTGCACATTCTGATATAATCTGCTCGTATTACTAGCACTAAGCGTAATAAAAATCATGGACAAGCAAGAGGTGGAAGTAGTGAAATCATGGACAAGCAAGAGGTGGAAGAATGGTTCTCTAGCGGAAGAGAATGCAGAAAGAAATTTGAGATTAGAGCAGGGGACAAATGTATTAATAAGAAATCATACACTACAAGATTTGTGATGTTTCCCAACAGTTTTTTTCCTAATGATCAAtaattttagtatttttttctgTTGTTTCTTTCAAGAATGGCTGACAATTTGTTAGTATGATTTACATATTTCTAATAGTTTTTATTCAATCACCAACAGAATATTTCCTGACAACACTCATTATATACTAAAAACTGTTGGTCGCTTATAAAAAAATTGTTGGGAAAAGTTAACAATCTTGTAGTGACATCATAGAAACAATTACTTACTTTTTGTATGTGTTTGAGTATTTCTCCTAATATATAGTCACTTCGGACATATATACAGTAGTGATGTTTTGAATTTGGTCTAAGTCAACCATTTTAAACATTGGTTGCATGTTTCTTTTTTACATTTCAAGATTGTACCATTAAAAATATACTAGTACATTTGTCTCGAAATATGTATACTTTTGGTAAGCTTTATGTGTATTTTGGTCAAACAAATGCTAGTCCAAGACATTGCTTACTTTGGCATGCTGATTAATACTCTGTTATATGTTCTAAACAGATGTCGTTTTAGAGTTGAGTACGAGGTCTGAGAAAGTAGAATAAATGAAAACCTTATCCCTTATTTAATCCTTCCTATTGATTAATGCATGTATAGATCCTTAGGTGAGATTGGAAATGAGAAGTGTATGATAAAACATTAGTTTTCTTTTAGTAAACAGGAGGGGATTACTCCCTACTAATTATATATATTAAAAGATAAACCAAATCTGAACATTATAAAACATTAGTTATGAGCTTTATTTACATAAGCTGTAGAATCAATACATTTTGATGATAATGCCAAAGCATAAAACATCTATTTTGAACAGGAGGAAATACACTTTTATTCAATGGGGCTGATAAAATGGCCAAAGAAATTTCCACTCAACCATAAAATTTAGTCAAAAAGGTGCCAGAATTTAAAGTACAAGAATATGCTGTTACGGGATCCTCACAGCCTGAATTGTAAGTAACAGAATTGTCAGTAGAGTTAAGGAAACGGGCGGTCTAAACTGTTTGGGCCAaatgtgaccctatgggctgaCCACAGTCACAGCCCATCACAGGTCTGGACCATGGGCTGCATGCCCCACAAAGATGGCCAGATTCTCATGGGCCTCGCAGTCACAAAAGTAACATCACACACATTATCATCAACAGTGTACTGAAACGGTTCAACGTAGCAAGGCAAGCAAATGGATTACCAAAAATCAGACTAAAAAAAAGCTACCTCACCACctaacatacatgcaaacatgcCTGCAGAGCTCCGTCTAGCAAACACCGTTTGCTTAGCCATCAAATTTTGTCTAACAAAAACTGCTTGTTTAGATTACAGTAAaatccatctaattaaagcaatatcaaATACTAAGAAATGATTGCGTTGGGAGAGACATAGAGCTAATGAAATATTTAAGCAGATGTTACTTTTCTGATTTCAATGTATTTGTATTTATTAAGGATCTAGAGAACCAAATAAACAGTCTGGTCTTCACTCACAACTGTTGTTGTTAATTAGGAGTAATATGATCATTTTTCGCTACTAGTAATAtatctaaaattttataaacGAACAATCTTTGTGTCCAAGGGTGTACGCCGTGCTTCACTAAAAGTAGCCCTTTTGTTAAAGTTATCACTGCCGGCAGGCTGCTCGCTGATTTTGCTTCTCCGACGACGGCACAAAAAGGCTCCTAACGTGACGTCAGAGTGAACGTCCGCATGCAGCTCGGTCGTACGAGCGAGGTAGACTAAGTTGCTACGTGGCACTAGGCCACTAGAGAGCATGCAGAAGCGACGGAAAAACCCAACCGACGTGGCAGCAGCCGGAGCACGCCGCCCTGCTCGCGCGCGGCCACCGTTCTTCTGATCGATCAGGCTCagaagccgccgccgtccctcgGCGCGGCTATAAATCCCGTCGCGCGACGGGCCGGGGATCACACGCAGCCGGCAGCGGGAGATCACAAACCGGCCCTATCTAGCTAGGCACGAGATCGATCGAGGAGAGATCACCATGGCCACGGCGGGCGAGGACGAGGCCAGcagggcgagctccgccgccgccgccggcggcgggagtaGGGGGCGGTGGTCCCTCCGCGGCATGACGGCCCTCGTCACCGGCGGCACCCGCGGCATCGGGCGCGCCGTGGTGGAGGAGCtggcggcgctgggcgcggcCGTGCACACCTGCTCCCGCAACGAGGCCGACCTCCGCGCCCGCCTCGCCGAgtgggacgccgccgccgccgccggcgccacccgcGGCGCCGTCACGGGCTCCGTCTGCGACGTGTCCGCCCGGGACCAGCGCGAGCAGCTGCTCCGCGACGTCGCGGCGCGGTTCGCCAACAAACTCGACATCCTGGTGAACAACGTCGGCACCAACTTCGGCAAGCCCACCACCGACTACACGGCGGAGGACTACGCGTTCCTGATGGCCACCAACCTGGAGTCGGCCTACCACCTCTGCCAGCTCGCGCACCCGCTCCTCCGGCGGGCGCCCGGCTCCGGCGggtccggctccggcggcagcgTCGTGCTCGTCTCCTCCGTctgcggcgccgtcgccgtcggcacGGGCTCCGTCTACGCCATGGCCAAGGGCGCCATGAACCAGCTCGCCAGGAACATGGCCTGCGAGTGGGCCCGGGACGGCGTCCGGGCCAACGCCGTGGCGCCGTGGTACATCCGGACGCCGCTCGTCGAGGGGGACCTGTCGCGGGAGGCGTACGTGGAGAGCATCGTGGCGCggacgccggcgcggcgcgtcgGCGAGCCGGAGGAGATCTCGTCGCTGGTGGCGTTCCTCTGCATGCCCTGCGCGTCCTACATCACCGGCCAGACCATCGCCGTCGACGGCGGCATGACCGTCTACGGCCTCTACCCAGCTGACAATTGAGCAGTGATCGTCGTCTTCCTCTACCCGGTGTTCTCAACAGTCAACACCGCGTTTTATTTTGAGTGAATCTTATACTTTTTTGAGCGAAAAATAAGTGAAGCGTTACCTGCAGCCTGCAGATGATCGTCCGGACTGCTAAATAAGTGAAGCTTTTATTACTTTGAGCAATATGTTAGCAATTTATGTAATGTTATGATGTTTCCAATAATGataataaaaaatattgaaaataatttTCATAGTGAGTCTAGTAACACCTGTCTTAGAGCAATGAGACTCTAAATGCTAAATGAGACTCTAAATGCTAAATGAGAACTCTCCTGGCGCTGGACAGCTAATAGCTCCTATTCTTCCAAGTCCGCCTTTCTGGCACAGTTTAATGGTTCTTATTGCAGTTTCAAGGCCAGCTACATCTGGAAAGCACATGCTGAGGGGAAGCACAAGTTCTTTGCCTGGCTTTTGGTTCAGTCTAAAATTCTCACCGCAGACAAACTTATCAAGAGGGCTTGGTCGTGTGATCCAAACAGTCATTTATGTGACTAAGAACCAGAGACCGCAGCTCACCTTTGTCTTCATTGTGTGTTTGCACAAAAGTTTGGTTTCTGATGCAGGGTTGGTCTAATGGTGTAGTGAAGACACTGGAAAAATGAATTGATATCGAAGCATGGTGGATGTCTTCCTTGCAGCCGATACCTCAAGAACAGCGGAGACATGTAGTAGCCCTGCTCATGTACACGGCATGGAACATTTGGAAGGAACTGAATAGAAGAGTTTTTGAAGGGAAATTGATGACAGCTCCGTTGGTATTCGGCTGCATTATATTCTAGAGGAGTTGGGCCTGCGACAAGCGGCCTTGAGAGCCCCGAGCGTCACGTAGTTCCTATATTATTCTTACCTTTGATGAGTTTGTGTGTTTCCTATTTTATGTAATATCTTTTTAGATTTTTGTAAGACTCTGCTTCTCCTCCTTAAATGATTTGGCAGTGCTTCTACtggtttcttaaaaaaaaagaactaccTTTATTTACAATTTATGTTGTTTGCAACAGGTCATCGTTTTTTATTTGATGGATTCAATTTGTGAGTTCTGATATTGCAacatatatataattttgaatGTTCCAAAAAGTAAGCGTTAGCGTTGCAAACCATTTTGAGTGGACATTGCATgagacattatgtacatgttgTGGTGGACATTTTATATCTCGGAATTAAATATCACAGTCAATTTTATATATGATTTCGTATGTTGCCATAGGCGATATCCGATGTTACCTTAGTGAATTTTCAATGTTGCAATGGAGCGTCTGAAAGGAAATTTTCCATCGGATGGCCGGACGCTAGCAGCGCCGAAGTTCTATACATCTCCACCCAAGAATACGTCGACAGATGTGTACACACGATAGCTTATTAagtctttccttttttttaattagAACAAGTCCATTTTACCATccctgaacttgtcaaggagtcTGGATTACCCCTCTAAACTACAATACCGGGAATAGAACCCCCTCAACTCTCAAAACCGAATAAATCACCCCCCTGAACTATGTGGAGGCACTTTCCCGCAGTAGGTACCACCTGTCATTCTTgcatctctctttctctctccctcgagCTCCACCAGCAGGGTCAATGCCGGCATCgcatcccccgccgccgcccgagctctcctcgccgcgctcgccccgTTGCCTGAGCTTGGGTCGCGTCTACATCCGGGCGACACGCGAGGACTTGGGCCCAatggcggagctcgagcggcgGAGCTCAAGCGGCGGGGCTCGATCGACGGGGCGACGCGGCCAGCGGGTGGAGCTTGAGTTGCGAGGCGGGGCGGATGATGGCGGAGCTCGAGAGACGGGACGAGGCGCGGCGTGCATGCGGAGCTCCAACAGCGGGGCGATGCggctggcggcggagctcgagaagCTGTGGACCAGCGGCCGGCGGAGCGTGGGTGCGGATAGGGGCGGGTGGGCCAGCGGCGTCGAGCTGGCTGAGGAGGGACGTGCGGGCTGGCCGAGGAGGGGTGCACGAGTCGGCGGAGCGTGGGTCCTCGACGCCGAGATGGCGGAGGAAGGGTGCTCGGGTTGACGGCACGCGGGCCGGCCAAGGAGACCCGCGTAGGTGAGCGGAGCACGGGCCGACAGAGAGAGTGGAGTGACAGGGTGGCACAGGAGTGGCACTAGGGCAGCGTCAGAGAGGCGAGGAAGAGaatctggcggcggcgggagaggcAAGCGCGGAGGGCTCGAGCGGCGGAGGGGGACACGACGTGGGCGTTGACCCCCCTGAGCTCAGGGGagagtgtagcgaaaatggcctctcatgccatatttcaatatattgttttggcgattgatgacacaaaCAACACTTcttaggcttttaggttcaagtgatgataaagagaagataggcaaagttaagcccgaagggccgcccctacgggggttccgctcttCGGTCGGTAGCACcagaagaaccgacgcatgagcatcggtgcatccgatggttgtcggaagaaccgacaccATGGtatttggtgcagaagggaatcgaagccaagtcagcttataggcaccggatgaactgatggttcaaaaaggggcatgggtgcattgggcatactgtgtaccagagatgatgtcaagtgcccaggagaagattcttcagcaccggttcaaccgacggggcATCGGAGCATTGCGTCGGAGCATTGAcatcagcagaagagaagagcCCAACGACTAGTCAAGTTGCTGTGAgaaaccggttgaaccgacgccctaAGCATCGAtttaaccgatggtccctggagTCGCTGTAactgtgtcagagaagccaacggctacttcagttgcttagagtgaccggatgaaccgacgctacccatgccagaggcgtcggttcatccgatgatacgcaaaCTGAAGAAACGAGAAAGAAGCTATATGCAAaaatggtcatatagtggagaagaggagatagcttgaccttggggtcactacgagcttcctcaacggagagtaggattcacacgtgggtgcacgaggtgaatccgaacttcggtcaaacaaatcaccgtgtcttcattgcatcatctctatttcggtttgatttacttatcttgcatttatagttttgagcttgaattgtgcttccgctcgatctacttgggtgtgctctacttgtgtgtATGGATTTGTTTATATTGTTAGAAATACTCTGCAAGACACATATCCCAAGTTTCTtataggttcaagctcgagaGGGGATTTGTTCCTGCTGACTGGGCTGTCTGCctgcacagaccggtctgaccggtccaggcagtccCAGCAGGGATTAAGCaccaaattttgaagaaacgcctattcacccccccccctctaggctacgacatcgcgtgatcaagatcctttcaattggtatcagagtttTGGTCTCCGGATTAAAGCCTCACCGCTTGGAGAATCACCATGTCGACATTTTGCGAGGTACCATTTGAGCCCCTTGGTATAAATGGCTCAAACTATATTTCTTGGTCAGCTCATATTCGTAATATGCTAAGGAACATGGGTCCTTCTTTTGAGCAAGCCATAAAGACTAGCATTCTACCTAAAGGACTTAAAAATTTGTCAAAATTgtcaaaagaagaaaaggaatgcTTGTTGTGTAATCATCGTGTAATTGACCTCTTGTTTGAAAGCATGGACAAAGATTTTGCAGATTCTatacaagaggagaagaaattTGCAAAGATACGTCTTGATGCATATAGTCTTTGGAAACTTCTAGAGGCAATATGCGAAGAAGATAGTAACgacgaagatcaagaagaagatgaagggtcACTAGAGGAGTATATCACTTCAGagaatcatactcatcctcttgTGACTTCTTCCGATGATCAAGGAAGAAAAGTAGCAAAGTCTGCTGGTTCCCtgttggaaccggtcagaccggtctgtgtgaccggtcagacctgtctGACCTGGGGACAGCGCAAAGAGAGCAAAAAGTGCTCCCGACGGCGATCAAGGCAAGCAAGAGCTTCATATGAGTCAACATATTCGAGTGATGTTGATCACAAGTGCTTGATAGCCGAAATCAAGAAAGGAGATAACCAAGGAGTTGAGCAAGCAATGAAATTCAAAGAAGAGCTTGACAAGCTCAAAATCATCTATGCCTCCTTGGTAAGAAAATCAGAGAATTTATCTACTAACTCCTTGTGTCGGATTGACTCTTTAGAGAAGGAGAATCAAGTGCTCAAGGCAAGGTTGGAGAAGCTCACTAGTGAGCATGTGGCTTTGCAAGAAACTCATACGGAGCTTGAAAAATCCTATGAGATGCTTGTGCACTCACATGTCTCACTTGAAGTGGCTCATGAGGTTATGGCTACAACGGTAAAATCCTATGAACCTCTatcacacacttgcacatgttCACAAGTTCAATTTGACTTGACTTGCACTAAACCATGCTGTTCTCAAGCAAGCCAATCTAGTATTGAGCAAGTATTTGTAGAATCTTGTGATGACTTCATTGCACGAGAAAATGAAGAACTTATGAATGAAGTAAAATGACTCAAAGAACAAGTGATTAAGATGGAGGGCAAGGAGAAAGTgagaccttctcaagataaccgcgtctccgtggtgaagaagcttgagaagggttcAAACATAACTAGATCAActcttcaacaagatcaaaagagtATCAAGCACAAGATTTCAAGAAAGAAGTGTCTAGGACACATCAAGTGCTATAGATGCCTAGAGAAAGGGCATTATGCAAGAAATTGTCAAATCAAGCCCGATGAGGAAGAGCGACTTTCAAGAAGTCAAAGAAAGCTTCCAGAAAATAGAGTGTGCTTTGGATGCAAGAAAAAGGGGCATATGATCCACTGCTATCCTCAGCAGTTCAGGTctgaccagaccggtcagaccggtaattcccgaccggtcagaccggttcaggcCAGAGCTGCTACAGGACTCATCAAGAAGCCCACAAAGCCCACTCTTCCACTCAAGAAGACTTGTGATGCTCAGAAGTATAATAATAAAGTTAAGAGCACCTTCGTCAAGCTTAAGCACCGAATTTGCTACACTTGTCGAGAAAAAGGACATATGAGCAAGGATTGCCGAAACGGTAATTTGCTTAACTCAAAACTTGTTCAATATGATATTGCTAAGCTTGGGAAGGACAAAATGAATACTCATGCTACTAAGGTGATCAAATCACCCAATGTTAGCATAAGAGCTATTTGGGACCCCAAGTCTATTGTGGCTAACGTTGTAGGGCCCAACAACATTTGGGCACCAAAGAAAGCTTAAAAGGTTGCAGGTACATGGAGATGCACTAGAGAGCTTGGTTCTTTGAAGTTTATTGTGTATTCATGTCATTGACCAATTTCAAGGAATAATCTTGCATATCTTCATCCAATGCTATCTCGGTAACTcgtttttaattttaaattgcaTTAGTCACTTAACTCTTGCCGTGAGATGCGCTTAATGGCTCTTGTGTAGAGCAATGTCTTATTTTAGTGCAGGTACGCAAATATATCTAGTAGACATTCATTGAAGCTAGACATgaacaaattcaaattgaagGTTACTGTAGTTTGActggtgtgaccggtctgaccggtccatcagaccggtctgaccggtctagaccAGAAAACTGCAGCAAACTGAAGAAACGAGAAAGAAGCTATGTGCAAAAAGGGTCCTTCTTAGTGCATATGCTTTATAGGCATCTCTTGGGTCATGAACTTTAGGCTGTAAGAAAATCTAGCACAATTCCAATtaaatatctttttatgtgcttTATGACCAACTTGTTAAAGTAGTCTCTCATAGTCCCTTAATATGGATAAAGTGCATATAAAAGAAATTCAAAACTCTTATGCACTTATTTAGGGGGAGATCACTTTACAATTTGTGTCTTTGGGACTAACATTTTCCTCGAGTGAATGTGTAGTCTCTTATAGTGTTGATTATGCTCTTTATGGATCCAATGAGAGTTAATATAACTATACCCATCCAACGGATCAAATATCGATTGACAAAGCATAATCATGAAGTACTTGTGCTACATTGAACACTATATCTTATTCTCAAGAGCTAGTGTTGTTTGAAATTCTTATGCACAAGTTTAAGTGGCTAAATGGCAAAGGTATGTCTTCTACTCATTATGCTTTACCTTTGAGCATCTAGGCCATGTATTAATGTTAGTGTGTGCATTTGTATGCATCAAGCTCAAGAAATCTTGTCACCTAGATATTTAGCTAAAACCTTCCTAATTATGACTAAGTGTCAATCTTGTGGAAAATTGAGTAAGGTTTGTGCTAAGCTCTCTAGTGTGGTGATAGCTTGACTTGTAGCATGCTTTGAGTGTTATATGATAGATGTTTTTTGAAAAACTCAACTAGCATGATAAGTTGTGTGTcatatttgaaaatatttggatcttggtctttgtgaccgTATCAATCTACTTGTGACTATAGTTCTCATTGATTGCTTGGTGGCTAGTCACAAGTAGTGAGACTTTCTCAAGTCCATAGATCTTTATCCTAAACACTTCTCTCATCCAAGGAccagttatttttggaaaatcTTATCTCCTTGAGAAGTAACAAAGAGCCATCACTCGGAGAAACATTTCTCATCAAAATTCTCTTCATCTAGTTCTCTTCTATCCATTCATTCCATTGTTAGCACTTAAAGTCAGAAAAGTATGAATATGTGGAGAGTGCTTAACCAATTGAGCAAGAAATTATCATTCTAAAACTTCTTTGTGATCAaaatacccggatactccggaaattAGCCCGGACAGTCTGGACAGTCAAGTTTCTGGCACCCCAagtgcgaccggtctgactggtatatcagaccggtctgaccggtccagcccgGTAACTTCTATTTACCCTCTCAGCGGGATAAAACAGTCAAAATCTTCTCTCTTTTCACCGTTTTgccaccgactccactcctcCTTCACCCATGTGCCGGTCTCTCTCACATTTCCCTCTCCATCTTCACTCCATTGGAGATTTGGAGTTCTAGCCCTTGTTTTGGTTGCTTCATCACATGCATTGGGGCTAGAAGGGGAAAATCAATCCGTGGTGAAGCTGGTTTTGAAGTTCCTCACGAGTTCATCTCTCTTCCAAGGTATCACATGTT
This genomic interval from Panicum virgatum strain AP13 chromosome 8K, P.virgatum_v5, whole genome shotgun sequence contains the following:
- the LOC120643735 gene encoding V-type proton ATPase 16 kDa proteolipid subunit, which produces MSSAFSGDETAPFFGFLGAAAALIFSCMGAAYGTAKSGVGVASMGVMRPELVMKSIVPVVMAGVLGIYGLIIAVIISTGINPKAKPYYLFDGYAHLSSGLACGLAGLAAGMAIGIVGDAGVRANAQQPKLFVGMILILIFAEALALYGLIVGIILSSRAGQSRAD
- the LOC120643736 gene encoding tropinone reductase homolog At5g06060-like; the protein is MATAGEDEASRASSAAAAGGGSRGRWSLRGMTALVTGGTRGIGRAVVEELAALGAAVHTCSRNEADLRARLAEWDAAAAAGATRGAVTGSVCDVSARDQREQLLRDVAARFANKLDILVNNVGTNFGKPTTDYTAEDYAFLMATNLESAYHLCQLAHPLLRRAPGSGGSGSGGSVVLVSSVCGAVAVGTGSVYAMAKGAMNQLARNMACEWARDGVRANAVAPWYIRTPLVEGDLSREAYVESIVARTPARRVGEPEEISSLVAFLCMPCASYITGQTIAVDGGMTVYGLYPADN